The genomic window GCTTTGTAGCCTATTTGGTATATCTTGACCTTATtattgctcccccccccccccccccgcgcgtttATGCTTTCACATAACatgcataaaataaaaatatatttatcctcTCAAAATGCTATTCATCACCTAGGGTGCAAAATAAGTTATTTCTCATTTGAGGGTTTTTCTTACGTCGTTGCATTAAGAATTTACGCTTGGTATACAAATATTTACGTTCATACTAATTCATTACGCAAATCGGCATAAGAAAATCAAAATGTAAGCCCGAAGACCATTGTTATGTATATTGTATACTATGCTTTTACGTAACACAAAATAATTTTATAGCCGATATATATTTCCTTACATTCTCGTCACTTTCGACGTAAGACAAAATTTACGAGGAGTACAATATATTGTGCAGTGATGTAAAAATAGAGGGGGCAAAGAACCCTAACTCCTAACTCctgagctgctgacgcgtggatgtcatttggtcccggttggtgttaccaaccgggactaaaagccctcctgcctgggctcgccgcagcggccacgtggagcaccatctgtcccggttcgtaagcgagCCAGGACTAAAGGCGTTTGGCTTTAGtctcgaccctttagtcccggttctagaaccagagctaatgggcctctggaaccaggacaaatgggccATTTTCTACTACTgtagccccctccccccccccccccccccccccccacacacacacacacacgccgacTTTTTCCTCTGACCAAGCCCCACCACTACCACCCAGCACCGTCatcgaccaccgcccccaccctaaaccctaggaTACTGGGGCAGCCATCCGGCGAgcaccttccttctccttcctcccctctGGACTTCCTCAGGCGGATTTCTGGGAATCTCAAATTCGACTGGCCCATTAGCTAAAAGTCAGTCAATTgagcgaaccaacatgtggttagATGGTAGAGGGACAGAGGTATTTCCAGCCCAcaagggttcaagtcctggtgctcgcattatttctaaatttatttcaggatttcggcgatgcgctttgagtgggaggagacgttcccgtcgacgacgaggcgcctacggtgacttcgtaaatctaaAGATGATATGCCAACTCAGTCTCTCGAAggcgctcataggggtagggtgcaCATGTGTgagttcataggggtgagtgtatgcgtatATGTATGGCGCTTGCGTCTGTAATGTGTTAAAAAAAGTCAGTCGATTGACGTCTAGCTAACGTGAGAAAGAAAAGCGATATGAAGGGGGCGATTTGTTTGCCTTCGTGCAGGAGTAGGACTCGGTTACCAAATAAACCCCACGCTTCAGCGGCAGAATCCAACAAAAGAACCCTAGTACCACGATGGACTCGTAAACGGGCGTGATCGAACAATAGTCTCGTGAACGGGCTTGATAGATGTCGACGCAGACGGCCGCCGCCGCGTGCGACGAGCGGGAAAACAAGCGCGCGAATACGGCGAGCCAATGCTGGTCGGCCACTTACCCCGAAGACCTCCTCGTCCTCGTCTACAGCAAGATCGCCTCCCCACGCGGCCGCACTTGCTTCGCCTCCGTCTGCCGGTCATGGCGCGCCGCCGCGCGCGCGGCACCACCTGTGCCGATGCTCCCGTGGCTGCTCCTCCCGCCTCAAGACGGCACCGCGATGCAGGATCTTTGCTGCCTCGAGGATGGTGCCCTCATGCGCTTAAAGGTCCCCCAGATCATCGGCGGCCATGACGGCGGCTGGGTCGCCGTGCCCGTATCAGGTCGTCTGGGTAGGATCGTCAACCTTTTCTCCGGCGCCGAGGTGGTGCTCGACGAGAAGAAGGCGACGATAGCCTGCCCGAGCCCGGACCATGCCCCAGGCACGCAGGTGGCCATCTCAAGAGTCGTCTTCTCCGCGCCGCCAACCTCGCCCCGATGTATCCTTGCCGCCGTAACACAAAATTGTGGCGTCGCGCTCTGCAGAGTTGGTTGTCCGAACAGCCGCTGGACGGTACAAGGATGCCATAGTAAGAACAGAGAGCTTGTCGACATCGCGTTTTGCAATGGTGAGCTCTATGGCCTATACAAAAAGAGGAAACTGGTAAAGTTTGACATTCATGTCGATGAGAAGGATGGTGCCCCAATGGTCACCGCGGAACACCGGCTCGTCATGCAAGGGATCGACCGCACCATCGGTACCGACGACGACTATTGGGACAGTACTAGTTACATCTTTAATCTAGAGGGCGAGCTTGCGATGGCGTTGAAGGCCCGATGGTTGCCAAACATCCCGCCTTTCTTCAAGGTGTTCAAGCTTGTTGACATCCACATCCACATGGGTAAACGCAAGACACATTACAAGGACGAGTGACATCCACATCGAGGTCATAAGCTTGGATGACCATGCATTGTTTTTGGGGAAGTCGTTCTCTAAGGCGGTGCATGTGCCAGCGAAAATGTGCGGCGGCGTAGAGGGAAACCGCATCTATTACTCGCATCATTGTTGGTTAGGAAGAAACACCGTCCTCCCTAGTGACAAGGTATTCTTGAAAATCTCAAACGGCAGCAGCAGCATGACATGCTACAAGGAAGACGACTCGAAGATAGCCATcaccgatgatgatgatgacgtgaAGAGGATCATCTCGGTAGGATACTTCACACAGGGTGGGTCACATGGTGGCTTGTGGATTTTCCCTCCAGATTTGCAGCTACTCTAGACTGTGATATTAGCGCATTAAACTGTCTATAAGAGATATCATGTACGTACTACTTATATCTAGAAAGTAGGAGAAAAGAAGAATATAAGGCATATATATATAACAAGGTTATATGCCATTTTTGTAGGCAGACAGTAGTCTTATAGAtgagtaaattgcacaaaaccatcactttgaaggcaaggtttgcgaaaaccactacaatacatttttttggcagaaaacaccatgtcttcagtaatctttttgcaaaaaccactgatcggcggatcggctcagttaagtgagtttatgacaggtggggcccgtttTTTTGCCTACGTGGCATGACTTTTTGTGCCAGGTAGATTTTAATCTAAAATTACAAACTAGACACTAGAATTTACATAGACACCCCTAAATCAAAAACGAAAAAGCAATTAGCCCCCGCTTCGACCACCCGGGGTCGGGATGTGGCCAGGGCGAAGCAAAGGAGCGCGGCGACCTGGCGGCCGGGCGCTGGCGAAGCCGGCCGCACGGACAGAGCCTGGGCGACGCGGgagggagccggcagccggcggtgGAGCAGGCGGCCACGGGCGCACCCGGCGGGCGCGGCGCGCGGAGGCGGAGCCGGGCTGGCCGGGGAACCGGTCACGCGGGCAGGCGGACGCCTGCGAAGGGCGCGGACAAGGGGCTCGGCCCGGGTGGAGCCGGCGTGCAGGAGGCGGCAGCGGCAAGCCGGACGGCGCGGGACGCGGAGCCGGCGCGGAGCAGAGGCGACGCTCACGGGCCGGGATGCGGGCGCGAGCTGGTCTGGGGACGTTGGAGGCCGATTTGACCGGATCCGGTGACGggcgacgacgccggcgacctGCATCCTGGGGAGGGAGCGGTGGTGGCCTGCATCCTGCGGAGGGAGGCAGTGGCGGCTTGTGTCCTGCTGTGGGAGGCAACGGCTGCGGCCGTGGAGGTAGAGGCGGCGGCCCACGTCCTGCGTAGGGAGCGTCGGGCATGCTAGTCGGCTGCGGAGCCCATGGGGAGGGTCTGGGCTGCATGGGGGAAAAAGTTGAGGGACTTTTTTGCTTTAAACCCAAACCATTACGCCACGTAAGCAAAAACAGGAACCCATCTGTCATAAACGCGCTCAAACGACTGTAATCCGCCaatcagtggtttttgcaaaaagattactgaagacatggtgttttctgcaaaaaaaaaatgtattgtagtggTTTTCGCAAACCTTGCCTTTaaagtggtggttttgtgcaatttactcctTATAGATGGATGGAAAAGATTCAATGAGTAGCTCTTTTCTTGTGGGAGCATGATGAAGGTCTGATATATTTTGGTAGGAAGCAAGAAGTTTAGACAACTGATACCAAATACCAGGTCAAAATCTATGTACTCTTACCAACATGTGGTATAATGTACCTGAATTTTATTTGTTTCGAAAGGCATGGAAAAGGAAATATGCGGAGTTGGCACTTTACATAACATAAGGTCATATAACATTAATTGTACTTAACACCTTTACCGTTGTACAAATTGGCGCCTGAATGTCTTGTTTTGGAGGGTCATCTCAACGTTGCCGAAGTATCTAGTGAAAATGTCAATTCAATGAAAATTTGAAATACTATCCTCGTAGGCATTCGGATCGCGAGCGTATGGTACAGACCAGAGCTGGGATTCCCACCAGCCACTTAACCACAGTTTTCCCAAAAAAAAACAATAATTAGCTGAAGCGAAACATTTGGGAACTATCCCCTTCCTACTTTTTCTCCAGCAGCGAGGGCGACCTGGAGGCCACGGCGACTGATTGCGGCGCGGCTCCCCTAGCGACAGCGACTcagaggcagcggcagcggcagcgcccAACGCAACCACGACCCAGCACAACGAACGACCGGACGGCCATGGTGATGCCCACGATCGGCGGTGACCTCCGCGACCCGGTGCTGCACCCACATGTGAGGGAGACCAAGCAACCGCAGCGCTGCATCCATGCGATGGCGACCCAGCGGCTTGCTTGCCCTTGAAAACTGCTCCATGTGATATACTTTGCTGATGTTTAACCGAGAAATTGCCGAGTATTTTGCATCCAGAAATCTGGACCTTAACTCTTCACTGATTCAGCCGATGTAGTAAAGAgttaagatgacttacacacctagacggagggagtaactttaTTTTGTTATTTATCGATGTCGATGAAGCCGGCGACTGGTATAATTATTGTGATCTATAGGAGGCACCAGATAAGAACAACACGCAAGAGATATGTTCCTGTCAAAAGAAAGATTTTTCTATCCTTTTAAGATCCAATAGCACCATCTATGCCTTCAATTGATGGAAGTATATATGTCTCATGCCAGCAGGACCAATATGGCATATTTTGAGGGCCTCGCTATTTTTTCATTGTTGAAATGCTTAACCGCAATTTTAGGATGCACAGCATAATTAGTACTTTCATTCTTTATTGCCTTCATTCTTAGACACATTGTTGTCTAGATTGCGCTCCGGCAGTGTCAAACTGCAAAGGTACAATCTCACAGGCATCTTTTATAGAAGTACTCATGACATGATGGTGTAGGTTTCTTTGTCAGTTTGCATGACATCAACATAAAGTGATGTACTGGCTTACAATTTTAGTTTCATTATTAGCAAGAACATAGGATTAATACAGTCTATGCGCGTTTAGATGTTGGTATCATGTGGTGCTGTGTTGCTACTGATGGCAGGCAGTTAATCTTGCACGGGCAGTTTATGAAGCATTCTCCGAGATTTTGCAAGCACAGCTTATCCTTTTGACAGCAGAATGGCTGGCCTAGGACCTGGTGCACGTCCTTGTAACAAGGGGGTCGGACTACGTGGCTTACTTTCATCTTCCTGTTGATCTACTTGTTGCTTATGCCTTCACCTAGCATGCATAAGAGAAGGAATTAAAAGACTTTATCCTCTCAACTTACAAAAGAAAAAAGGTGTATAGCATATATATGTGCACCTAGAATTTTGTTTTCTGGTTAAGAAAACCCGATACAGTCAATAACAAAACGAACTTTCATTTGTTAATTACCATATGTGTATCCAAGATGGGCAAAACACACCACTAGAATTACACAAAGTATCACAAACCCTTGGACACTGTTCCTCATATACTTGGCCATCATTGCTGAGGACGGAGGTAATGTGAGACTGACGAGTGTATGACCATCAAATGCTCCATGGTTCATATATATAGGAAAAGCTTGTTGACATTCACACGGCAGTTATAGAAAATATTAACGTTTGGAGTTAAGGCTTGTCTAAACGCCCCATTTAAGTTACGCTACTAAAGACGGCTGATGCGTTTTCATTTCTTTCATGAAAACTGATGTCTTATCATAATGTCTAAGTTTAGTGACATTTAATTGATAGCTAAAAACTACAGTTGCTGGTAAAAAAAAAGAACAGAAAAGCGACAGTATATATAAGCACACCACATAGTTTTGGAACACCAGCCAAGGAACCACAGTAGATTACCATAGGGAGTTGGGAGCATAGGTCACAGCTGCTGCATAAACTAACTCGCTAGAAATGCATCTACTGTATGAGTAATTAACCCGAACAGAGCAAAATACTATGTATACAATTAACAGATAATGCAGTACAAGGCGAGGTTAACTTGTAATTACCAAGTGACCACCCAAGAAATAGCTACAGATGCCAATCCAAGAAGAGTGAAAGAACTCACTGCAGCCAAAAGGGCAGACCCCAGGGCAGCTACAGATGGCACAAAATGGACTTTGCTTCTGAACCATTCAGCTATAGGCAGAAGACCGAAAATTATAGCTTTCTTCCCATGCTCCTTGTCCAGTTGTCTGAATACATGTAACCACTCGTACTCAGCATATCAATCCCCATATGCTTCAGGTATacaaaatcagaagaaaaaaagaGTCAACCAAAGTGAGGGTTATGAACATAAAGAAAGAAAGAGGGAAATCTCAAAGTTTGATTCATATGGGGAATACACAGTGACAAAAGGGTCAAACAGAGCTACTGGGTTGGAGTAAAAGCAGATAAGGCATCCGAAGGCAGTcaatttctatttctttttttttttttgaggaaaaaattGGCACAGCAGTTGCAGCTGAGAGAAAGAAACACGTAAAAGTGTGATGAAAGGATTGTCATGGATGCAGACCTGCATTAGAAAATTTACACAACTCAGCCGCAGCAAGCTGGATAGATTCTTTTTTGTTTCACCCACAAAAAGAAATTCCTTTCTGTTTCACTGAACATAAATGCTCAATCTATTCTTCACTTTTTCTGCAAGTTTCTCCTCGCTTTTCCTGCAGTGGTACGTAAATATACAGTATAACCACACTGACTGTCGAATGGATAGCAGGTATGAACACACAAAAATTGCAGGACAGGTCTGCTAACAGATCATGAACAGGTAAAAAAATACAGCAAACTGTACAACAATTCCAGAAACAACATGTGGTGTGTTTTTTTTCACCTTGCTACGCTGCTGAGGGGCTTATCATATTACATAATCTGCGAGCAGCTTCTATCGTCAGTACAGCCAAGAATACATGCCAGCAATATACTGAACCTCAAGCAAAATCTCCATATGCACCACAGTTTCAGTGTTATGTTGTGGCAATATAGGTGAAGTCTAACACAAAAGAGTATTTTTTTTTTATCGATTGTCACTGCCCTCAAATGACGAGTTAGACCAACAAACGCATGATCATGAGCACTTCTATGATGTGGTCTTGCTTTTCCAGATTCCAATTATACAACTGCGGCTTTCTAGTCAAGACCAACATACAAGGCGGAGATCCAAGAAAGAGCAACTCAATCAAAGATTATTTTCTTTGCTGAAAACTAattttctctcttcccctctccttCCCCATTTTACATTCCAAATCAAATTCTCTCTTTTTTGTGTGTCTAGCTCAGAAAAGATACCCGTTGAGTTGAATGAGATTTACAGCATGATGATGAAGGACTCTACTTGTCACGAAATTATTTAAGAAAGTACCTGTTTGGATTGGAATGTGGGCAGAAGGTCATGCTGTAGTTGGTGTGGTTGCAAGCGAACGTGGAGATGGTGTCCTCGTAACTGGAGCAGAGCTCACAGGGGGCAGCGCTTATTGTGATCGACATGGCAGGGGCATGTAGTAGCCGTCGACGAGGCTGACATCGCCAAAGTCCATCCAGCCATCGCCATCAAGGATGAACTCTGTGAGCATGCTGGCTCAGACGACGTGGCACTCGACCTCGCTGGAGCCGCAGTCTAGTAGAAAAGGACCATGTGGTACCCTCCAGCGCGCCTTTATCTTATTAGATAGATAAATAGCAACTTCTAATACACTTTTTCAGGAACAAGTTCACCTGAATCAGAGCACGctaatgttccagtattattggctAGTTAAGCAGTAGTTAATATTATCCAATGAAAAATCATTTTCCTGtacagaagattcaagtttccctTTTTCTCTTAGAAACAAGAAGGTTCAAATTACTGCAAGGAAAATATTGTATTCTTGTTACCTCATGAGTAGCTAACAACACTGAACCTTCAAATCAGAGTTAAGCATGGCTATGTGCAGTGCCTGGGTGCATTTGTCAAGCCCACAGTGAACATGCGCGGTCGGAAATTTTGCATTTGACCTGATCAAGTCATTCCAACTCTGGTCTCTTTCAGTAAGTAGTACCTAGCCAGATAGTCAGTCATTGGACAAGCTGTTGTATCACTTCTGCCTCTGTGTGTTCTCGTCCTCTCCTTCACCAGCTATATCCTGCTTCCTTCACAACGCCAGCACAGTCCATCCCCTGTCTCAACTTCTGTGCATCAGACCACAGTCCTTTAGAGGCATAAATATTCGACATAAGAACAGAGGGGCCACTGTCCATAGGATCCGCCAAGAGTGCCATTTCAGCGGCATACGTCCCGATTTCAACATTACCAAACAGATGGCAGGCACTCAGCAAGCTCCTCCAAACAACCGCAGCTGGTTCAATCGGCATCCTTTCGATAAACTCCTTGGCAGCATGCAGTTTGCCTGCACGACCAAAAAGGTTGACCACAGAAGCATAGTGCTCGGTGCCCGGTTCAACCGTGTATTTGGTGTTCATGGAGTTAAAATACTGTAAGCCTTCATCCACAAGGCCTCCATGAGCACATGCTGACAACACAGCGACAAATGTCACATAGTTCGGCTCTACTCCAGCCCCTCCCATCATCCCAAAAGCACGAAGAGCTTCCTCGGCATGACCGTGCTGCGCATATGTCGAAATCATCGAGTTCCAACAGATGACGTCCTTTCCCGATGTTGACTCAAACAACTGCCGTCCTTCTTCGATGAAGCCACACTTTGCATACATGTCCATGAGAGCATTTGAAACATGGGGGTCACTGTCTGCACCTTCTTTGATGATCTGGGCATGGAACTGCTGTCCATGAGACATGCTTGCCAGAGCACTTGCCACAGTCACCAGTGCAACAAACGTGAACTCATTAGGTGTTAGCCCGGAGACGCGAAGCTGGGTAAAGAGCTTCACAGCCTCTTCCCCTCGCTCATTCTGCGCAAGGCCAAAAATCATAGCATTCCAGATTACCATGTCCCTGTTGTGCATCAGGCTGAACACAACTTTGGCATCGTCCACAAGGGAAAACTTTGAATAGACATCGATCAGAGCACTCCCTGCATATAGGTCCAACGAAGTTCCTGATTTGACGATGAGACTGTGAATCTGCTTGCTCAGTTCAAGGTCAGACCGAGACGACGACACCCCAAGCAGCGAAACAAATGTCAGTAGGCTTGGCTTTAGTGAGCAATATCTCATCTTACTGAATATTTCGACTGCTCCTGTAAGGTCACCCAGCCTTGCGTATCCTTCGATCATTGCATTGTAAGAAATCGCATCATCTTCTGCCAAGGCTTCGAATACTGCTCTCGCTTCTGCTAGATGCTCGCATTTAGCATACATGTCAATCAGAGCATTCTTGACATATTCATCGGACTCTAGATCAGCCTTTATGGCGTGGGCATGTACCTGCCTTCCTTGCCATACCGCTGCCGAAGAGCCACACGAGTTCAAGATGCTTGTGCAGGCGAAAACATCCGGCTGCAACCCAGCCCGGCTCAGCTGCCAGAACATGGACATGGCTTCAGCATCGAGCGAATTCTGCATGTAGCCAGCGATCATCGTCGTCCACGACACAAGATTGCGGTTCTCCATGGAATCAAACAGCCGGCGAGCCAACGAGAGCCTGGAGCACTTACAGTACAGATCGATCAGCGCGTTGGTCACCGACGCATCTGACTCCGCCGCTGTCCGGTACGCGTAGGCGTGTATCTGCCTGCCGCCCTCTACAAACCCAAGCGCAGAGCAGGCGCTGGCGGCGCTCGCCAGCACAAACCGGTCGGGCCGGACGCCGTCGAGCCCCATCTTCCCAAACAGCTCCAATGCAACCCTGGCCTGCCCAGCCTGAGAGTACCCCGTGATCACCGCGGTCCAGGTGACCGGGTTCCTCACCGGGAGGGCGTCGAAGACCGACATCGCCGCGTCGATGCGGCCAGCCTTGGCGTACAGGTTGACCAGCGCGGTCCCGACGAAGACGTTGGCGTCCAGGCCGAGCTTGGCGGTGACGCCGTGCACCTGCTCGCCGAAGCGGGCCGCCCTCGACTGCGCGCAGGCCCTGAGGGCGCTGGCGAGCAGGAACTCGTTGGGCGGCTCGCCGCCGGCGCCCCGGAAGGCGGCGAAGAGGGCGAGCGCGTCGTCCTCGCGGCCGTGCTGCGCGTACATGGAGATGGCGGAGCCCCAGGAGACGAGGTTCCGGCTCGGCATACCGTCGAACAGGGCGCGGGCGTCCCCGAGGCGGCCGAGCTTGGAGTAGCCGCGTAGGAGGAGGTTGGCGAGGAAGAGGTCCGGGAGGAGGCCCGAGACGACGGCGACGGCGTGCGCCGGCGGGAGGACGCGGCGGAGGCGGTCGCCGGCGAGGCATGagaggagcagctgggcgaggctcCCGCCCATGCGCCGCCGCCGGCTCGGGAGAGAGGGCAGAGGACTGGTAACTGCTGGGTGTTGTTGGGCTAATGGGCCTCCTCTACTGGGCTAGCTAGTTCAGCCTGGCCTCAGCAACAAAAATATAGCCCTCGCTCCAAAAAAAAATAGTTGGGACAGTATAACACATTTTTTCTCACAAAAAAACTCCTCTTAATTTTAGTTTTTTACTAGCAACTACCATTTCCTAAGAAAATGTACTAGTAGAAATTACCAAGTCCATCCACTCAAGGAA from Triticum aestivum cultivar Chinese Spring chromosome 3B, IWGSC CS RefSeq v2.1, whole genome shotgun sequence includes these protein-coding regions:
- the LOC123072837 gene encoding pentatricopeptide repeat-containing protein At4g39530, whose product is MGGSLAQLLLSCLAGDRLRRVLPPAHAVAVVSGLLPDLFLANLLLRGYSKLGRLGDARALFDGMPSRNLVSWGSAISMYAQHGREDDALALFAAFRGAGGEPPNEFLLASALRACAQSRAARFGEQVHGVTAKLGLDANVFVGTALVNLYAKAGRIDAAMSVFDALPVRNPVTWTAVITGYSQAGQARVALELFGKMGLDGVRPDRFVLASAASACSALGFVEGGRQIHAYAYRTAAESDASVTNALIDLYCKCSRLSLARRLFDSMENRNLVSWTTMIAGYMQNSLDAEAMSMFWQLSRAGLQPDVFACTSILNSCGSSAAVWQGRQVHAHAIKADLESDEYVKNALIDMYAKCEHLAEARAVFEALAEDDAISYNAMIEGYARLGDLTGAVEIFSKMRYCSLKPSLLTFVSLLGVSSSRSDLELSKQIHSLIVKSGTSLDLYAGSALIDVYSKFSLVDDAKVVFSLMHNRDMVIWNAMIFGLAQNERGEEAVKLFTQLRVSGLTPNEFTFVALVTVASALASMSHGQQFHAQIIKEGADSDPHVSNALMDMYAKCGFIEEGRQLFESTSGKDVICWNSMISTYAQHGHAEEALRAFGMMGGAGVEPNYVTFVAVLSACAHGGLVDEGLQYFNSMNTKYTVEPGTEHYASVVNLFGRAGKLHAAKEFIERMPIEPAAVVWRSLLSACHLFGNVEIGTYAAEMALLADPMDSGPSVLMSNIYASKGLWSDAQKLRQGMDCAGVVKEAGYSW